The genomic region attgagtaaaaaacctgtttcgcactttttgctttttgcaaaataaaaaatgtttaactacttttttgcaatagtttctacattaagtcgctcgtgtaagtaatgacgatcattttgaactcagaatcattaaaatcggttcatttttgactaagttatgagcaattaaaaaaagttattcttatctaataaaaaaatcgattttgagccgaaaaacaaaatcgccgataaatcttgaaaaaaatttttttcgcgcgaacaaaaaaatacgtgtctcattattttgaccaaagagcaacatatttgagttatatCGAAATcggagaacatgacccgaatagcccggttgaactGAAATAGAAAGCATCTGCGGTATCCGGAAATCTTCTTGTAACCAGGAATCTTCAGTATTTATGCTGAGATGTTCGGGCCAaaagtatacttatatatacgctaggtccgagcggaacttttttcattgatttttccTCAAGGGAGGAGtgaatggctcgaagttggatgaAAGAGTTGATGGGgaagtattctgcgaggagttCTCCACCAAGCGCAAATTTAGGCTTCCGTACCACGCCTCTATTAAAGAAGCAGTGGACAggttgcttacttctgtaattacaGTAAAGGATATAAATATCTACTTCGACAGCCAAGCGCCAATTaggccttgggctcgttgtttgtgagttcgaaattagtcgtggaatgcctgacttctcgCTCTCGATTGCGTTCGAGTACTCCGATATAAGGCTCATTGGGGTTAccagtcacagcggcatagGGGGAAACTGCTGGCCTGATGAGCTAACGAAACAGGGGACTCTGGAGACGGTTTCATTGCAAAATGCGAtgattggggttcccttgagaacctgtggtctgctactACTGGAAGAGGGGCTTCACGTCAACCGCGGCATAGGGGGAACTGCAATTGCAGTTCCCTTGGGAACCAGGCGTCTgctactggaaagatgggccttgcGTCAACTCTACGAGTTCTGGTCTAGTGCGCAAACATGCAATGTCGCGTGATTCTTCTGACCATTGGTTTATCGGAGACACTCGACGAaatttctaaggctaacaaagttgCAGTTCGCGAATTTGGTAGATGTCCTTATCTGACATTGTCCGCTAGATTACCCTGTGgggagacttgggattgcttcaagtcctttctgcagaagctgtgtaGTGAACAAGGTGGAATCAGCTCAGTAACTTTTTATTAGCTACCCTGCTCTAGTTGGGCAATGGCTTAGACATCTGGGCGCTCACTTTTTCACTACACCTTCGGATATTGCGGGTGTAAATATCATAcacctggtgaaattcatcagcagcttgaagCAGTTTATACGAACGTTAGTCGCCGCCATTTGTCGTCATCTTCTAACCCAAATCCTCTTCCTCCTGTCTGGTTCTCTCCCTTCTCCTTTTCCTTCCCCTCCtcctgtatggcatcacaatagacacatttttgaagttttgtccATGTGGACTCCTCGATTGGGCAGCCATTTATTTTATCCTATTCTATCTTATCCTATTGAACGTATGCTGGTCCCATTAATGCCCCTTTCTCGCTATATACCACATGAGGATCTTGCTTTATCGATTCGATTGTTTCTGGCACTACAACCATTTTTGGACGTTCGCATGAAATTCATCCTGCATGGATCGACGGCTACGTTGGAGCTCAATTGATCTTAAGTTCGTAGTGCTCTGTCGACAACAATACGTGTAGTAAGTTTTGGTATGAGCTTGGCCTCCATTTCGAAACTTTGTAAATTTGATCCTTCAGAGGACAATATTCCACTTAGAACAAGTATTGGTTTAATAAGTGCGAGACCATGATAGGTTAGGAGAGGCTATGGTGGTAGTAGATCtatacgaccaactcacttcgAGCTCACAgttccgttgtgataccacggTGCTACACGGGAGCCTTATTTACTTTTCTACGTGgcaccattttgtggctcttatgacgCGCAGTATTAGTCCCATCTCCACACCGGGTAGTTCTGTTATAGAATTGAAAAACCATTTACCTAGAAaatctgctctgattttagctaatgctgggcaattgcaaaggaagtgctcaagtgtttcttaattataagtttacagaattttgttcgCCTTAAGTACCTTTCAGAAGTTAAGAACATTTTGTGTGatttcgaaatttcaaaatagtttGGTTTTATAgacatttcaaaattgtttgttttattttgttttgattttctcTTTTCTCGACGCATTTTCTATCagtcaaaaatgtaaattatgatATTTGTGGAATATTTAGCTAACAAATTTTATGTCATTTCCATTCTCACTGTGTTGTCTGCTACACAGCTCATCCTATGTAATAATCATTTGAAGAAAATCTATCCAACCCTACACGAAAATGAAGACCATAGTGAAAGGAATGAAGGCTACACATTTCTCATCAGTGGCGGTTATCGGCCCGACGAGGACAAGCTGTTGAAATACGTGGTTTCGATTGGTGCTAAACAAACCACAAAATTCTTCGGTGATTCTCACTTTTGTGCAGGCTCAATTGTCAAACCGCATGTCATTGTAACCGCTGCTCATTGTGTCACCAAGTAAGTACGCACTGGCATATGTTAAGTCCAAGAATTCTACAGCACAGTCTTGTCTTCGACAGAAAAATTTATGGAATGAGTATTACGCGATCGGTTTTGGTCACAGCTGGTACGCCAAATCGTTTTGTTAAAACTCCTGACACTCAAGTAATGAAAGTGAAACGTTATGCCGTGTCTAAAACAACCGATCTGGCGCTTATTattttgcagaaaaatattACTATCGATAATATAACCACAGGCATTCTGCCAATTGCCCGTAAAATGCCTAGAACGGGGATGGCGTGCACTGTTCTTGGATGGGGAAGATTGTTTTTTGTGAGTctgtttttttcataatactcgtatatgtcaAGTGCTATTACTATTATTcgttgcatatgtgtgtgtatatatttgtagCATGGCCCGATGCCTGCCGAAACGATGTACGTGGATTTGCAAGTGTGGTCACCAATTCTTTGTGCGACGTATGAAGAATATTACTTGCCCTCCATGTTATGTGCCGGTTTTATAAGGGATCCGGAACGTGATTCATGTATGGGTGACTCTGGTGGACCCTTGATATGTGACGAGAAATTATATGGCGTTGTAGCGGCTGGCATCGGCTGTG from Anastrepha obliqua isolate idAnaObli1 chromosome 2, idAnaObli1_1.0, whole genome shotgun sequence harbors:
- the LOC129238674 gene encoding kallikrein-4-like, translating into MIFVEYLANKFYVISILTVLSATQLILCNNHLKKIYPTLHENEDHSERNEGYTFLISGGYRPDEDKLLKYVVSIGAKQTTKFFGDSHFCAGSIVKPHVIVTAAHCVTKKIYGMSITRSVLVTAGTPNRFVKTPDTQVMKVKRYAVSKTTDLALIILQKNITIDNITTGILPIARKMPRTGMACTVLGWGRLFFHGPMPAETMYVDLQVWSPILCATYEEYYLPSMLCAGFIRDPERDSCMGDSGGPLICDEKLYGVVAAGIGCGTPGFPGFYTNVYKFARWIDENRAHKHEISLFLIAHMIFFVCVLSM